The following coding sequences lie in one Dunckerocampus dactyliophorus isolate RoL2022-P2 chromosome 4, RoL_Ddac_1.1, whole genome shotgun sequence genomic window:
- the si:ch211-113d22.2 gene encoding uncharacterized protein si:ch211-113d22.2 isoform X2: MKAPLVLLLVLSLAAHSSALKCHTCAASSEEDCNKQGSASCPQYADACATISGPHTVLKSCTYKAFCDKAQGSNSGAKMECCYGDNCNGPHRSHSHGDQHHSSTAALTSSPALLLGTLLLRLPFCHV, from the exons CCTCTCTCTGGCTGCCCACA GCTCTGCCCTCAAATGCCACACGTGCGCAGCATCCAgcgaggaggactgcaacaaacAAGGCTCGGCCTCCTGCCCACAGTACGCTGACGCCTGCGCCACCATCAGTGGACCAC ACACTGTACTCAAGTCGTGCACCTACAAGGCTTTCTGCGACAAAGCTCAGGGCAGCAACTCTGGAGCTAAGATGGAGTGTTGCTATGGCGACAACTGTAACGGCCCACACAGGAGCCACAGTCATGGTGATCAGCACCACAGCAGCACAGCAGCCCTGACCAGCAGCCCTGCCCTGCTACTCGGGACCCTGCTACTGCGTTTACCCTTCTGTCATGTGTAG
- the si:ch211-113d22.2 gene encoding uncharacterized protein si:ch211-113d22.2 isoform X1, whose translation MKAPLVLLLVLSLAAHTVRSCSVCKGSALKCHTCAASSEEDCNKQGSASCPQYADACATISGPHTVLKSCTYKAFCDKAQGSNSGAKMECCYGDNCNGPHRSHSHGDQHHSSTAALTSSPALLLGTLLLRLPFCHV comes from the exons CCTCTCTCTGGCTGCCCACA CTGTTCGTTCCTGTTCTGTCTGCAAAGGCTCTGCCCTCAAATGCCACACGTGCGCAGCATCCAgcgaggaggactgcaacaaacAAGGCTCGGCCTCCTGCCCACAGTACGCTGACGCCTGCGCCACCATCAGTGGACCAC ACACTGTACTCAAGTCGTGCACCTACAAGGCTTTCTGCGACAAAGCTCAGGGCAGCAACTCTGGAGCTAAGATGGAGTGTTGCTATGGCGACAACTGTAACGGCCCACACAGGAGCCACAGTCATGGTGATCAGCACCACAGCAGCACAGCAGCCCTGACCAGCAGCCCTGCCCTGCTACTCGGGACCCTGCTACTGCGTTTACCCTTCTGTCATGTGTAG